One window of the Megalops cyprinoides isolate fMegCyp1 chromosome 2, fMegCyp1.pri, whole genome shotgun sequence genome contains the following:
- the LOC118773497 gene encoding peroxynitrite isomerase THAP4-like isoform X1 has protein sequence MSSCAVPGCRNHKKVAEKSTLSFHRFPTRNAVRCRDWLARIRNKAFDENTPLEKLKSYRVCSQHFTEDDFKTDYMHLVMGTKERRELVEGAVPSIFPWTVKSEPDSEGRSPSSATEEKRKRLERHNTEHRMDAAETSWNSEEIISVVIKEEALQYELEPELNQQHGLKSESRGQIKQEDREQAIQRDSPVAEGRQLKLCKEEVKKEENEDESDFVDATVRCSDAVIGKKGWLQPSLSHLQATQSQPAAPPTTQAPKTILGRHNTEHRMDAAETSWNSEEIISVVIKEEALQYELEPELNQQHGLKSESRGQIKQEDREQAIQRDSPVAEGRQLKLCKEEVKKEENEDESDFVDATVRCSDAGVSLSLSSPD, from the exons ATGTCGTCGTGCGCGGTCCCAGGCTGCAGGAATCACAAAAAAGTTGCGGAAAAAAGCACGCTGAGTTTTCACCGATTCCCGACGAGAAACGCTGTCAGGTGTCGGGACTGGCTGGCGCGCATACGAAACAAGGCGTTCGATGAAAACACGCCGCTGGAAAAACTGAAATCGTATCGAGTGTGCAGTCAGCATTTCACTGAAGATGACTTTAAAACAGATTACATGCACCTGGTCATGGGGacaaaagaaaggagagaactGGTGGAGGGCGCAGTCCCTTCCATTTTCCCGTGGACCGTGAAAAGTGAACCAGATAGCGAGGGGAGATCTCCCAGCAGCGCCACAGAAGAAAAACGCAAACGCTTGGAG agacacaacacagagcacaggatGGACGCTGCGGAGACGTCCTGGAACTCGGAGGAAATCATTTCTGTCGTCATCAAAGAGGAGGCTCTGCAGTATGAACTGGAGCCGGAGCTGAATCAGCAGCATGGACTGAAATCAGAATCACGGGGTCAGATCaagcaggaggacagagagcaggCGATACAGAGGGACAGTCCTGTGGCAGAGGGCCGCCAGCTGAAGCTGTGtaaagaggaagtgaaaaagGAGGAGAATGAGGATGAGAGTGACTTTGTGGATGCCACAGTGCGATGCAGTGATGCAG ttataGGAAAGAAAGGGTGGCTGCAACCTTCGCTGAGTCATCTCCAGGCTACCCAGAGCCAACCAGCAGCGCCTCCCACCACACAGGCTCCGAAAACCATCCTTGGG agacacaacacagagcacaggatGGACGCTGCGGAGACGTCCTGGAACTCGGAGGAAATCATTTCTGTCGTCATCAAAGAGGAGGCTCTGCAGTATGAACTGGAGCCGGAGCTGAATCAGCAGCATGGACTGAAATCAGAATCACGGGGTCAGATCaagcaggaggacagagagcaggCGATACAGAGGGACAGTCCTGTGGCAGAGGGCCGCCAGCTGAAGCTGTGtaaagaggaagtgaaaaagGAGGAGAATGAGGATGAGAGTGACTTTGTGGATGCCACAGTGCGATGCAGTGATGCAGgtgtttcactctctctcagcagCCCTGATTAA
- the LOC118773497 gene encoding peroxynitrite isomerase THAP4-like isoform X2 produces MSSCAVPGCRNHKKVAEKSTLSFHRFPTRNAVRCRDWLARIRNKAFDENTPLEKLKSYRVCSQHFTEDDFKTDYMHLVMGTKERRELVEGAVPSIFPWTVKSEPDSEGRSPSSATEEKRKRLERHNTEHRMDAAETSWNSEEIISVVIKEEALQYELEPELNQQHGLKSESRGQIKQEDREQAIQRDSPVAEGRQLKLCKEEVKKEENEDESDFVDATVRCSDAGKKGWLQPSLSHLQATQSQPAAPPTTQAPKTILGRHNTEHRMDAAETSWNSEEIISVVIKEEALQYELEPELNQQHGLKSESRGQIKQEDREQAIQRDSPVAEGRQLKLCKEEVKKEENEDESDFVDATVRCSDAGVSLSLSSPD; encoded by the exons ATGTCGTCGTGCGCGGTCCCAGGCTGCAGGAATCACAAAAAAGTTGCGGAAAAAAGCACGCTGAGTTTTCACCGATTCCCGACGAGAAACGCTGTCAGGTGTCGGGACTGGCTGGCGCGCATACGAAACAAGGCGTTCGATGAAAACACGCCGCTGGAAAAACTGAAATCGTATCGAGTGTGCAGTCAGCATTTCACTGAAGATGACTTTAAAACAGATTACATGCACCTGGTCATGGGGacaaaagaaaggagagaactGGTGGAGGGCGCAGTCCCTTCCATTTTCCCGTGGACCGTGAAAAGTGAACCAGATAGCGAGGGGAGATCTCCCAGCAGCGCCACAGAAGAAAAACGCAAACGCTTGGAG agacacaacacagagcacaggatGGACGCTGCGGAGACGTCCTGGAACTCGGAGGAAATCATTTCTGTCGTCATCAAAGAGGAGGCTCTGCAGTATGAACTGGAGCCGGAGCTGAATCAGCAGCATGGACTGAAATCAGAATCACGGGGTCAGATCaagcaggaggacagagagcaggCGATACAGAGGGACAGTCCTGTGGCAGAGGGCCGCCAGCTGAAGCTGTGtaaagaggaagtgaaaaagGAGGAGAATGAGGATGAGAGTGACTTTGTGGATGCCACAGTGCGATGCAGTGATGCAG GAAAGAAAGGGTGGCTGCAACCTTCGCTGAGTCATCTCCAGGCTACCCAGAGCCAACCAGCAGCGCCTCCCACCACACAGGCTCCGAAAACCATCCTTGGG agacacaacacagagcacaggatGGACGCTGCGGAGACGTCCTGGAACTCGGAGGAAATCATTTCTGTCGTCATCAAAGAGGAGGCTCTGCAGTATGAACTGGAGCCGGAGCTGAATCAGCAGCATGGACTGAAATCAGAATCACGGGGTCAGATCaagcaggaggacagagagcaggCGATACAGAGGGACAGTCCTGTGGCAGAGGGCCGCCAGCTGAAGCTGTGtaaagaggaagtgaaaaagGAGGAGAATGAGGATGAGAGTGACTTTGTGGATGCCACAGTGCGATGCAGTGATGCAGgtgtttcactctctctcagcagCCCTGATTAA
- the LOC118773497 gene encoding uncharacterized protein LOC118773497 isoform X3: MDAAETSWNSEEIISVVIKEEALQYELEPELNQQHGLKSESRGQIKQEDREQAIQRDSPVAEGRQLKLCKEEVKKEENEDESDFVDATVRCSDAVIGKKGWLQPSLSHLQATQSQPAAPPTTQAPKTILGRHNTEHRMDAAETSWNSEEIISVVIKEEALQYELEPELNQQHGLKSESRGQIKQEDREQAIQRDSPVAEGRQLKLCKEEVKKEENEDESDFVDATVRCSDAGVSLSLSSPD; encoded by the exons atGGACGCTGCGGAGACGTCCTGGAACTCGGAGGAAATCATTTCTGTCGTCATCAAAGAGGAGGCTCTGCAGTATGAACTGGAGCCGGAGCTGAATCAGCAGCATGGACTGAAATCAGAATCACGGGGTCAGATCaagcaggaggacagagagcaggCGATACAGAGGGACAGTCCTGTGGCAGAGGGCCGCCAGCTGAAGCTGTGtaaagaggaagtgaaaaagGAGGAGAATGAGGATGAGAGTGACTTTGTGGATGCCACAGTGCGATGCAGTGATGCAG ttataGGAAAGAAAGGGTGGCTGCAACCTTCGCTGAGTCATCTCCAGGCTACCCAGAGCCAACCAGCAGCGCCTCCCACCACACAGGCTCCGAAAACCATCCTTGGG agacacaacacagagcacaggatGGACGCTGCGGAGACGTCCTGGAACTCGGAGGAAATCATTTCTGTCGTCATCAAAGAGGAGGCTCTGCAGTATGAACTGGAGCCGGAGCTGAATCAGCAGCATGGACTGAAATCAGAATCACGGGGTCAGATCaagcaggaggacagagagcaggCGATACAGAGGGACAGTCCTGTGGCAGAGGGCCGCCAGCTGAAGCTGTGtaaagaggaagtgaaaaagGAGGAGAATGAGGATGAGAGTGACTTTGTGGATGCCACAGTGCGATGCAGTGATGCAGgtgtttcactctctctcagcagCCCTGATTAA